The following are from one region of the Girardinichthys multiradiatus isolate DD_20200921_A chromosome 9, DD_fGirMul_XY1, whole genome shotgun sequence genome:
- the LOC124874163 gene encoding platelet glycoprotein V yields MEPCVEGTLWMILTLIMTPLLNCNNFCPDICQCRSSGHITCSGHDAKDVLQQLTVHTYTLLLDKANMKILSERSLADKDLLLRFGLINSHLHTIHPLAFQAAPQLKSVKLTDNDLSTLPARVFSPLTVVEEIYLDGNQLEIIGPDMFEGLDGLLTLDLSRNKIRNLPSDIFHGLTNLIILNLGRNNIKKLPPTMFHSLTKLQMLRIYFNELEVLEAGIFDQLVNLKVLNLHHNQIKSLPPQVFWSLENLTDLTLSSNHLEGVPHKSFYNMPRLKKLTIYSNPLSSLPDDLMGHMPNITQFYLYDTKLPTVPGNLFANMSGLLELNLHLNDKLRYLPPDLFCCLPNLKKLSLRNNTLQDLHPNLFSTLTTLDILLLNDNKLKTLPENIFQNLTLLVTNNLKNNNLNTLPGDIFLSNTALKALSLSGNPWNCNCAIRGIAKWIRQNEHVVLDKDDVICHSPLYNLLRGLQSLPDDEFNFCDEKGKTGFFLTETNTYKHTQTPQYSSVTPTKKSTTLANTIASSHTDEAPTVSHIFHDILVVEQGPAYVHHNIHNGWVYVWFLPSGSALVGSIMFCYILLLAMGLMLILAAIYGMYCLSTVMDKLKAECAHEEEHAVLSGLVHT; encoded by the exons ATGGAGCCCTGCGTCGAAG gTACACTGTGGATGATACTCACCCTGATCATGACACCTCTCCTTAATTGCAACAACTTTTGCCCTGACATCTGTCAGTGCCGATCTTCTGGGCACATCACCTGCAGCGGCCACGATGCAAAAGACGTGCTGCAGCAGCTGACTGTCCACACATACACTCTGCTTCTCGACAAGGCGAACATGAAGATTCTCAGTGAGAGGAGTCTGGCAGATAAGGATCTCCTGCTACGCTTTGGTCTGATCAACAGCCACCTGCACACCATCCATCCTTTGGCCTTCCAAGCAGCTCCTCAGCTCAAGTCTGTCAAGCTGACAGACAATGATCTATCCACCCTTCCTGCTCGGGTGTTCAGTCCACTCACCGTGGTGGAGGAGATTTACTTAGATGGGAACCAGCTGGAGATCATTGGTCCTGATATGTTTGAGGGGCTTGATGGGTTGCTGACTCTGGATTTGAGCCGCAATAAGATCAGAAACCTTCCCTCTGACATATTTCATGGATTAACCAACCTCATTATTCTGAACTTGGGCAGGAACAACATAAAGAAGCTGCCTCCTACAATGTTTCACTCCCTGACTAAACTTCAGATGCTCAGGATCTACTTTAATGAGCTAGAGGTGTTGGAGGCGGGGATCTTTGATCAACTCGTGAACCTCAAAGTTCTGAATCTCCATCACAACCAGATCAAAAGCCTTCCACCACAAGTGTTTTGGTCACTGGAGAACCTGACCGACCTCACCCTGTCCTCCAACCACCTTGAGGGTGTTCCACACAAGAGCTTCTACAACATGCCTAGGCTCAAAAAACTCACAATTTACAGCAACCCCCTGTCATCTTTGCCGGATGACTTGATGGGTCACATGCCAAACATTACACAGTTTTATTTGTACGATACCAAACTCCCCACTGTTCCAGGAAATCTGTTCGCCAACATGTCCGGGCTGCTGGAGCTAAACTTACATTTAAATGACAAGCTGAGGTACTTACCACCAGATCTTTTCTGCTGTCTTCCCAATCTTAAAAAGCTCTCTTTGAGAAACAACACCCTTCAGGATCTTCATCCTAATCTTTTTTCCACACTAACCACACTGGACATACTCCTCCTCAACGACAACAAATTGAAGACCCTACCTGAGAACATTTTTCAGAATCTTACATTACTTGTGACcaataatttgaaaaacaacaatCTCAATACActtccaggagatattttcttgTCAAACACAGCCTTGAAAGCACTTAGCCTAAGTGGCAATCCCTGGAATTGTAATTGTGCTATAAGAGGAATCGCAAAGTGGATCAGACAAAATGAGCATGTTGTTCTTGACAAAGATGACGTGATATGTCACAGTCCGCTGTATAACTTGCTGCGCGGTCTCCAATCTCTGCCTGATGACGAATTCAACTTTTGTGATGAAAAAGGAAAGACAGGTTTTTTTCTGACAGAAACTAACACATATAAACACACCCAAACACCGCAATACTCTTCAGTCACTCCAACTAAGAAATCAACCACCTTAGCCAACACCATAGCCTCCAGTCATACTGATGAAGCTCCCACTGTCTCACATATTTTTCATGACATTTTGGTGGTTGAACAGGGGCCTGCTTATGTTCACCATAACATCCACAATGGCTGGGTGTACGTGTGGTTTCTGCCGTCAGGTTCGGCTCTGGTTGGATCCATAATGTTTTGCTACATCCTTCTTTTAGCCATGGGTTTGATGCTCATTCTCGCTGCCATATATGGCATGTATTGTCTCAGCACAGTCATGGACAAGCTGAAGGCTGAGTGTGCACATGAGGAGGAGCATGCTGTGTTATCAGGCCTGGTGCACACTTGA